The Bacteroidota bacterium genome contains a region encoding:
- a CDS encoding T9SS type A sorting domain-containing protein, giving the protein MKRFCTILLLLLPFSFIFAQTPSLQWQKSLGGTGTDEARSVYKTSDGGSIIAGNTNSVDGDVVGNHGSYDYWVVKMDAAGNVQWKKTYGGSTSDKGYAIIQLSNGGYLLVGNASSTDGDVTGNHGSSDYWIVRLNAIGTILWQKSYGGTSTDIARGAIQTLDGKLLVIGYSRSSNGNVTNAHGGYDFWLTKLDTSGNLLWQKTYGGTKDELAYTVKQAADSSLLIVGYTLSNDGDISGQNHSAKNDIWVVKTDKAGTVLWTRTLGGNSNDYSNSFIQTSDNGYLIIGYTESYDGDVYGNYGQDDLWVIKLDSSGTTQWQKTYGGTDNDRANYAVETNDGGYVITGHSESDDIDLTSNYGNKDFWMIKLSAAGLVEWKKSVGGNLEDNSYSVTQSSDGGILAVGISASTTNDVTLNHGGDDFWIVKISNLSVVAPKKNETWFSGTTRNIKWKSNGSAGLKIEYSINGGTIYSTVVASTTAGASQYAWNIPNGINSHQCKIKITDVANSSNVAYNDSLFSILTSPSIISPNGGEILSANSITYIYWHSKISATSFNLEYTLDGLNWLPIANGVSAFANADGNNSGFYAWTTPNVSSTTCKVRITDAVNTTLKSVSASNFSISQVKTLDITYPNTNLTLAVGSSVYISWISQGITAVNLYFSYDGGATYTAIAQNYTNTGFFNWTVPNNTSTNCFIKIVDVNSALQDVSATNFFIVPASTSLNLVTPNGGEKWHIGSSHSITWTSSQIANVKLEYSTGAGWTSIANAIPASSGSYFWNVPNAISATCRVKISNAANASVFDVSNLDFEIADTLKSLSLTAPNGGEQWQAGSYKPITFTSNNISQLDLFYSTDTGYTWNLISNNVTTSPYFWLVPNSQSTKCLIRLSNGAGVIDYSNAFFTITAPFTGTAPSIATFNVNSFCKNTTFPVTFATVGSFNAGNYFIAQLSDNNGSFGLPTSIGSIQSTSAGTINCVVPDYVQNGTNYKIRVVSDNPPTIGTNNGTSLVINSPEFVFPPANIYYALPNVYATFSYNGSSSGVSSYLWDFGDNTTSTLANTVHTYNQIGVYDVSLTVTSTNGCSITKTNTDYIHVDNTFPNIPLFSNTNSDLTGAYFLDDSTGCVALATGECLYTTDGGNSWIPKINTGLNDASSVQLVNGKWWLTSKEGKVVESTNSGASWLTVPINISAQQSFNASSLSSTNSGLVVGKNGAIFRYTGGVLNYESSGTTQDLNAIYETGTTAFVVGDAGTILKNSGSGWVPQSSGITSSLRDVVFVNASLGYACGDKGIVLQTTNGGTSWTQSLPPGAEIDFASISVSGVDTAWVVGSKGIIYQTEDAGLTWARFSKGVANNTNKITYKQPRGYIVGSSGSLRTFNGNIVLGASPELIKPHQFYTIYPNPGKGNFTLRFSTSSSQNTEITVFDLKGTIVYKSSIEALSTSMQLEMDLRKLGSGMYFLQVENGQNYFVEKIIISK; this is encoded by the coding sequence ATGAAAAGATTTTGTACTATTTTATTGTTGCTTCTGCCCTTCAGTTTCATATTTGCTCAAACGCCATCCCTTCAATGGCAAAAATCATTAGGGGGCACCGGCACCGATGAGGCGCGCTCTGTTTATAAAACGAGCGATGGAGGTTCCATTATTGCAGGAAATACCAATTCTGTTGATGGAGATGTGGTTGGCAACCATGGAAGCTACGATTATTGGGTGGTTAAGATGGATGCTGCAGGAAATGTGCAATGGAAAAAAACCTATGGTGGCAGTACCTCGGATAAAGGTTATGCCATTATTCAACTTAGCAATGGTGGATATTTACTTGTAGGAAACGCATCTTCCACCGATGGAGATGTTACCGGGAATCACGGTTCCAGCGATTATTGGATTGTGCGTTTAAACGCTATAGGGACAATTTTATGGCAAAAATCTTACGGAGGAACCAGCACTGATATTGCACGTGGTGCAATTCAAACCTTGGATGGTAAGTTGTTGGTAATCGGCTATTCTCGTTCTTCTAACGGCAATGTCACCAATGCACATGGCGGCTATGATTTTTGGTTAACAAAGCTTGACACTTCCGGAAATTTATTGTGGCAAAAAACGTATGGTGGAACCAAAGACGAATTGGCGTATACTGTGAAGCAGGCGGCAGATAGCAGTTTATTAATAGTTGGGTATACACTTTCGAACGACGGTGATATTTCTGGTCAAAACCATTCCGCTAAAAACGATATTTGGGTAGTTAAAACAGATAAGGCTGGAACAGTTTTATGGACAAGAACATTGGGTGGAAATTCTAATGATTATTCGAATTCATTTATTCAAACCAGCGACAATGGCTATTTAATTATTGGCTATACGGAATCCTACGATGGAGATGTGTATGGAAATTATGGACAAGATGATTTATGGGTAATTAAATTGGATTCATCCGGAACTACCCAATGGCAAAAAACCTATGGTGGCACTGATAACGACCGTGCCAATTATGCGGTGGAAACAAATGATGGAGGCTATGTAATTACGGGTCATTCAGAGTCGGATGATATTGATTTAACCAGCAATTATGGGAATAAGGATTTTTGGATGATAAAACTTTCAGCGGCAGGCCTCGTGGAATGGAAAAAATCGGTAGGTGGAAATTTGGAAGACAATTCCTATTCCGTTACTCAAAGTAGCGATGGCGGTATACTCGCTGTTGGTATTTCAGCCTCCACAACAAATGATGTTACGCTGAACCATGGTGGAGATGATTTTTGGATTGTAAAAATTTCTAATCTATCCGTAGTTGCTCCAAAGAAAAATGAAACTTGGTTTAGCGGTACAACTCGTAATATTAAATGGAAAAGTAATGGATCGGCCGGCTTAAAAATTGAATACTCTATTAATGGTGGAACCATTTACAGCACTGTAGTGGCTTCTACAACTGCAGGTGCATCTCAGTATGCTTGGAACATTCCTAATGGAATAAATTCCCATCAATGCAAAATTAAAATTACAGATGTAGCCAATTCAAGCAATGTCGCTTACAACGATTCCTTATTTTCGATTCTTACCTCCCCTTCTATAATAAGTCCTAATGGAGGAGAAATTTTATCGGCAAACTCGATAACCTATATCTATTGGCATTCTAAAATCAGTGCTACTTCTTTTAATTTAGAATATACTTTAGATGGCCTTAATTGGTTGCCCATTGCTAATGGGGTGAGTGCTTTTGCTAATGCCGATGGAAACAATTCGGGCTTCTATGCCTGGACCACACCCAATGTGAGTTCTACAACTTGTAAGGTGCGCATTACAGATGCAGTGAACACCACTTTAAAATCGGTAAGTGCAAGCAATTTCAGCATTAGCCAAGTTAAAACATTGGATATTACTTATCCTAATACCAACCTAACTTTAGCGGTTGGAAGCTCAGTATATATTTCTTGGATTAGTCAAGGCATCACTGCTGTGAACTTGTATTTTAGCTATGATGGAGGTGCTACCTATACCGCCATTGCTCAAAATTACACGAACACCGGTTTCTTTAATTGGACAGTTCCAAACAATACTTCAACCAACTGCTTCATTAAAATTGTGGATGTTAATTCCGCTTTGCAGGATGTGAGTGCTACTAATTTTTTCATTGTTCCGGCAAGCACTTCCTTAAATTTAGTAACTCCTAACGGTGGCGAAAAATGGCATATTGGAAGTAGCCATTCCATTACCTGGACAAGCTCTCAAATTGCTAACGTAAAATTAGAATACTCTACCGGCGCAGGTTGGACAAGCATTGCCAACGCTATTCCTGCGAGCAGTGGAAGCTATTTTTGGAATGTGCCAAATGCCATTTCTGCCACTTGTCGTGTTAAAATAAGTAATGCAGCCAATGCTTCAGTTTTTGATGTTAGTAATTTAGATTTTGAAATTGCCGACACTTTAAAATCACTTAGCCTCACAGCTCCAAACGGCGGTGAACAGTGGCAAGCCGGAAGTTATAAACCTATCACTTTTACCAGCAATAATATTAGTCAACTGGATTTATTTTATTCAACCGATACCGGATATACGTGGAATTTAATTTCGAATAATGTAACTACCAGCCCTTATTTTTGGTTGGTTCCTAATTCGCAATCCACCAAATGTTTGATACGCCTTTCTAACGGTGCGGGAGTTATTGATTACAGTAATGCATTTTTTACTATCACTGCTCCTTTTACAGGAACAGCGCCCTCCATAGCAACTTTTAATGTGAATTCCTTTTGTAAGAATACTACCTTCCCGGTGACCTTTGCTACCGTAGGCAGTTTCAATGCAGGCAATTATTTTATTGCACAACTATCTGATAATAATGGCAGTTTTGGGTTACCCACTTCAATTGGAAGTATTCAATCCACAAGCGCAGGAACAATAAACTGTGTAGTTCCGGATTATGTGCAGAATGGAACCAATTATAAAATTCGTGTGGTATCCGATAACCCTCCAACTATTGGAACTAACAATGGAACTAGCTTAGTGATTAACAGTCCTGAATTTGTATTTCCACCGGCCAATATTTATTATGCATTGCCAAATGTATATGCTACATTTTCCTATAATGGCAGCTCCAGCGGTGTCAGTTCCTATTTGTGGGATTTTGGGGATAACACCACTTCCACGCTAGCCAATACCGTTCATACTTACAATCAAATTGGCGTGTACGATGTATCGCTTACCGTTACCAGTACCAATGGATGCAGCATCACAAAAACCAATACCGATTATATTCATGTTGACAATACATTTCCGAACATTCCACTTTTTAGCAATACCAATTCTGATTTAACAGGAGCTTATTTTTTAGATGATTCGACCGGGTGTGTTGCGCTTGCAACAGGTGAATGTTTGTATACCACGGATGGTGGAAATAGCTGGATTCCAAAAATTAATACCGGATTAAACGATGCCTCTTCGGTGCAATTGGTAAATGGAAAATGGTGGTTAACATCTAAGGAAGGAAAGGTTGTGGAATCTACCAACAGTGGTGCCAGTTGGCTAACTGTTCCCATAAATATTTCGGCGCAGCAAAGTTTTAATGCTAGTTCGCTTAGCTCCACCAATTCAGGATTGGTAGTTGGAAAAAACGGAGCAATTTTTCGCTATACAGGCGGTGTGCTCAACTACGAAAGTTCAGGCACAACACAGGATCTAAATGCCATTTACGAAACAGGGACAACTGCATTTGTAGTTGGTGATGCGGGTACCATTTTAAAAAATTCAGGTAGTGGCTGGGTTCCACAAAGCTCAGGAATAACGAGCAGCTTAAGAGATGTAGTTTTTGTAAACGCTTCTCTTGGTTACGCTTGCGGCGATAAAGGAATTGTGCTACAAACAACAAATGGCGGCACAAGCTGGACACAATCCCTACCCCCCGGAGCCGAAATAGATTTTGCTTCCATTAGTGTAAGCGGTGTGGATACTGCATGGGTAGTAGGCTCTAAAGGCATTATTTATCAAACTGAAGATGCTGGTTTAACTTGGGCTAGGTTCAGCAAAGGAGTAGCAAACAATACCAATAAAATTACCTATAAGCAACCCAGAGGTTACATTGTAGGAAGCTCAGGCAGTTTGCGCACTTTTAACGGAAATATTGTTTTAGGTGCGTCACCAGAGTTAATTAAACCGCATCAGTTTTATACCATTTATCCAAATCCGGGTAAGGGAAATTTCACCCTTCGTTTTAGCACTTCCAGTTCACAAAATACCGAAATTACAGTGTTTGATTTAAAAGGTACTATTGTTTACAAAAGCAGTATTGAAGCGCTATCAACAAGTATGCAACTTGAAATGGATTTAAGAAAATTAGGATCCGGTATGTATTTTCTACAGGTTGAAAACGGACAAAATTATTTCGTTGAAAAAATTATTATTTCGAAATAA